Proteins from one Algicella marina genomic window:
- a CDS encoding FAD-binding oxidoreductase — protein sequence MTIETAIEAVRKVLGPRLETTEAARSLHGQNEGYYPVTPPDAVASPETTQEVSEILRICNTEGCPVVAWGTGTSLEANALALRGGICLDMSRMDKVLDTQPEDMLAVVQPGVTREALNEELRATGLFFPVDPGANASLGGMASTRASGTTAVRYGTMRENVMALEAVLADGRIIRTGSRARKSASGYDLTKLLIGSEGTLGIITELTLRLQGQPEAISAAVCAFPDVASAVDTVITTIQMGVPMARIELLDAVQIKGLNQHFNATMEEVPQLFLEFHGSDSAVKEQAEIVAEIAADHGGKGFEWSTRPEDRSRLWKMRHNAYFAAKALRPGCRVVTTDICVPISKLAQAIADTQADMAGSTVKGPILGHVGDGNYHTALLVDPDNPAELEEAKSLAARMAKRALAVGGTVTGEHGIGVGKMKFMAEEHGQGWSVMADIKRTFDPRNILNPGKVVEIN from the coding sequence CTCGCCAGAGACCACTCAGGAAGTTTCCGAAATCCTGCGCATCTGCAACACCGAAGGCTGCCCGGTCGTCGCTTGGGGCACCGGAACCTCGCTGGAAGCGAACGCGCTGGCCCTGCGCGGCGGGATCTGCCTGGACATGAGCCGCATGGACAAGGTGCTTGATACTCAACCCGAGGACATGCTCGCCGTCGTCCAGCCCGGCGTCACCCGCGAAGCGCTGAACGAGGAATTGCGCGCCACCGGCCTGTTCTTTCCCGTCGATCCCGGTGCCAACGCCTCGCTTGGCGGCATGGCCTCCACCCGCGCATCCGGCACCACTGCCGTCCGCTACGGCACCATGCGCGAGAACGTCATGGCGCTGGAAGCGGTGCTTGCCGACGGTCGCATCATCCGCACCGGCAGCCGTGCCCGCAAATCCGCCTCCGGCTACGATCTTACCAAGCTGTTGATCGGCTCGGAAGGCACGCTCGGCATCATCACGGAACTGACGCTTCGACTCCAGGGCCAGCCAGAGGCGATTTCCGCCGCTGTTTGCGCCTTCCCCGATGTTGCCTCTGCTGTCGACACCGTGATCACAACCATCCAGATGGGCGTGCCGATGGCGCGGATCGAACTGCTCGACGCCGTACAGATCAAGGGCCTGAACCAACACTTCAACGCCACGATGGAGGAAGTGCCGCAGCTCTTTCTCGAATTCCACGGCTCCGACTCCGCGGTGAAGGAACAGGCGGAAATCGTCGCAGAAATCGCCGCAGACCACGGGGGCAAGGGATTTGAGTGGTCCACCCGGCCAGAAGACCGTTCGCGCCTCTGGAAAATGCGCCACAACGCCTATTTCGCCGCCAAGGCTCTCCGCCCCGGCTGCCGGGTGGTGACCACGGACATCTGCGTCCCGATCTCGAAACTGGCGCAGGCCATAGCAGACACCCAGGCAGACATGGCAGGCAGCACCGTCAAGGGGCCGATTCTGGGCCATGTCGGCGACGGCAACTACCACACCGCCCTGCTGGTAGATCCCGACAACCCGGCGGAACTGGAAGAGGCCAAATCCCTCGCCGCCCGTATGGCGAAGCGGGCACTGGCGGTCGGTGGTACCGTCACCGGCGAGCATGGGATCGGTGTCGGCAAGATGAAATTCATGGCCGAGGAACATGGCCAGGGCTGGTCTGTCATGGCCGACATCAAACGCACGTTTGATCCGCGAAACATTCTCAACCCCGGCAAGGTCGTGGAGATCAACTGA